The following DNA comes from Arthrobacter sp. SLBN-83.
CTGGTGCTCCGAGTGGCCGGGCCGCGCGCTGGCGGTGTCCGCGTCGGCCTGTCCGCGCGCCGCGACGTACCCGTGGTAGGTGGTCACCTGCGTGCTGTACGAGCGGTAGCCGCTGGCCAGGACAATTGCCACGCCGTCCCGTGCGGCCGCTGCGAACATCGCCTCGGCCGCTGCCGCCGTCGTGCTGTTCAGGAGCGCTGCTTCACCGGAGGCAGAAATGGCGACGGCGGGACGCACCAGATCAGCCGGCACGTAGTCCGCGGGCTTCAGCGGCCGGTGCTTGTTCACGATCACCCACGGGCTGGCCGGGTCATCGAGCGAGAACTGCCGCGCCAGGGTAGCTGACGGGGAGGGCGTGGGGGACGGCGCCTCCGGTGACTGGCCCACGGTGGCCGTTTCCGCCGTCGTACTGGCCGAAGCAGTAGCGGCGGTAGGGGAGAGGGAAGCGGAGGAAGCAGCGGACGACGACGGCGCCGCCGCCTTGGGTGCCTCCGGGGTGCAGGCAGCCAGGACAGTCAGTCCGGCCCCCGCTGCGAGGAACTGGGCGAAGGTGCGCCGGCTGGGGGAGCCGCATTGGTAGCACACCTGTGCTAAACCTTCCGGAGCAGCATACGGCGGATGGAGTGGTCCGCCTCTTTGGTCAGCACCAGCTGGGCCCGGCCCCGCGTGGGAAGCACGTTCTCTTCCAGGTTGGGCTCGTTGATCCGCTTCCAGATGTCCCGGGCGGTGCTCTCGGCTTCCTCATCGGACAGCGTGGCGTAGCGGTGGAAGTAGGACTCCGGCTGTGCAAACGCGGTGCTCCGCAGCTTCCGGAACCGGTCCACGTACCACTCCTCAATGTAGGAGGTCTTGGCGTCCACGTAGATGGAGAAGTCAAAGAAGTCGCTGAGGGCCAGGCCCTGCCGGCCGTCATGCCGGGGCCGTGCCGGGGCCAGCACGTTCAGGCCCTCCACGATGAGCACGTCGGGGCGGCGGACCACCACTTCCTTGCCGGGCACGATGTCGTACGTGACGTGGGAGTACCAGGGTGCGCGCACTTCCTCGGCGCCGCCCTTGATCTCGCTCACGAACCGCAGCAGCGCCCGGCGGTCGTAGGACTCGGGGAAGCCTTTGCGGTCCAGCAGCTGGCGGCGTTTGAGCTCGGCCAGGGGATAGAGGAAACCGTCGGTGGTGATGAGCTCCACGTTGGGGGTGCCGGGCCAGCGGCGCAGCATCTCCCGCAGCACGCGCGCGATGGTGGACTTGCCCACGGCAACGGATCCGGCGACGCCAATGACGAACGGGGTGCGCTGGGTCTGCTCGCCCAGGAACGTGGTGGTGGCCGCGTGCAGCTGCC
Coding sequences within:
- a CDS encoding M15 family metallopeptidase — protein: MCYQCGSPSRRTFAQFLAAGAGLTVLAACTPEAPKAAAPSSSAASSASLSPTAATASASTTAETATVGQSPEAPSPTPSPSATLARQFSLDDPASPWVIVNKHRPLKPADYVPADLVRPAVAISASGEAALLNSTTAAAAEAMFAAAARDGVAIVLASGYRSYSTQVTTYHGYVAARGQADADTASARPGHSEHQTGWAFDIGDGGGACSFEPCFADQPAATWAKANGHRFGFVVRYPWMLHPITGYYYEPWHLRYVGVEAATDMLNRGIGTLEEYFGLEAAPAYL
- the coaA gene encoding type I pantothenate kinase; the encoded protein is MTSQRNDANGEGASPFVELDRHTWSRLAAQMEQPLNEEDVLRLRGLGDPLDINEVRDVYLPLSRLLHLYVEAAGQLHAATTTFLGEQTQRTPFVIGVAGSVAVGKSTIARVLREMLRRWPGTPNVELITTDGFLYPLAELKRRQLLDRKGFPESYDRRALLRFVSEIKGGAEEVRAPWYSHVTYDIVPGKEVVVRRPDVLIVEGLNVLAPARPRHDGRQGLALSDFFDFSIYVDAKTSYIEEWYVDRFRKLRSTAFAQPESYFHRYATLSDEEAESTARDIWKRINEPNLEENVLPTRGRAQLVLTKEADHSIRRMLLRKV